A window of Microbacterium luteolum contains these coding sequences:
- a CDS encoding RNA degradosome polyphosphate kinase, translated as MIDPALTDAGLGDAEDDDFDAVESPDALLPDHRYLDRELSWLAFNQRVLELAEDPSLPELERANFLAIFASNLDEFFMVRVAGLKRRIMTGLAVPTNIGRSPVDALADISREAHDLQLRHAAAWTDLVRPALADAGIEITDWSELTEEERSALSDYFGAQVFPVLMPLAVDPAHPFPYISGLSLNLAIRIRNARTGRQEFARLKVPPMLPRFVEVPGHGEIKRFLRLEELIANHLGDLFPGMEVLDHHAFRLTRNEDVEIEEDESENLIQALEAELLRRRFGPPIRLEITDDMDEVTMDLLVRELDITDLEVYRLPGLLDLRGLFDLSRIDRPDLRYPPHLPTTAVAFQPTGSNSRADIFKAIRKSDVLVHHPYESFTTSVQAFLEQAARDPHVLAIKQTLYRTSGDSPIVQALIDAAESGKQVLALVEVKARFDEANNIVWARKLEKAGVHVVYGLVGLKTHCKLALVIREEDGKLQHYSHVGTGNYNPKTSRIYEDFGLFTADAQVGKDLTRLFNELSGYAIEKKFKRLLVAPLHLRKGLVRQIDAERKNAEAGRPAHIRIKVNSMVDEEIIDALYRASAAGVKVEVWVRGICSLRTDLEGISDNITVRSILGRYLEHSRIFAFENDGDPQVYIGSADMMHRNLDRRVEALVRVSDPAHLKELLSFFDLAMDEGTTSWHLGADGVWTRHAEDADGKPLIDLQDKTMGLIQRRRRARAVR; from the coding sequence ATGATCGATCCCGCACTCACCGACGCCGGTCTCGGTGACGCCGAAGACGACGACTTCGACGCCGTCGAGTCGCCCGACGCCCTGCTCCCCGACCACCGGTACCTCGACCGGGAGCTGAGCTGGCTGGCCTTCAACCAGCGCGTGCTGGAGCTCGCCGAGGATCCGTCGCTGCCCGAGCTCGAGCGGGCGAACTTCCTCGCGATCTTCGCGAGCAACCTCGACGAGTTCTTCATGGTCCGCGTGGCAGGGCTGAAGCGGCGCATCATGACCGGTCTCGCCGTTCCGACGAACATCGGCCGCTCCCCCGTCGACGCCCTCGCCGACATCTCGCGAGAGGCGCACGATCTGCAGCTGCGCCACGCCGCGGCATGGACCGACCTGGTGCGCCCCGCCCTCGCGGATGCCGGGATCGAGATCACCGACTGGTCCGAGCTCACCGAGGAGGAGCGCTCCGCGCTCTCGGACTACTTCGGCGCGCAGGTCTTCCCCGTGCTGATGCCGCTGGCCGTGGACCCCGCCCACCCGTTCCCGTACATCTCCGGCCTGTCGCTGAACCTCGCGATCCGCATCCGCAACGCCCGCACGGGCCGCCAGGAGTTCGCGCGCCTCAAGGTGCCGCCGATGCTCCCGCGCTTCGTCGAGGTGCCCGGTCACGGCGAGATCAAGCGCTTCCTGCGCCTGGAGGAGCTGATCGCGAACCACCTGGGCGATCTCTTCCCCGGCATGGAGGTGCTCGACCACCACGCATTCCGGCTCACCCGCAACGAAGACGTGGAGATCGAGGAGGACGAGAGCGAGAACCTCATCCAGGCGCTCGAAGCGGAGCTGCTCCGCCGTCGCTTCGGCCCGCCGATCCGTCTCGAGATCACCGACGACATGGACGAGGTCACCATGGACCTGCTGGTCCGCGAGCTCGACATCACGGATCTCGAGGTCTACCGCCTTCCCGGTCTTCTCGACCTGCGCGGCCTCTTCGACCTCTCGCGCATCGACCGGCCCGACCTGCGCTACCCGCCCCACCTGCCGACCACCGCCGTCGCCTTCCAGCCGACCGGGTCGAACAGCCGCGCCGATATCTTCAAGGCGATTCGCAAGTCGGACGTGCTGGTGCACCACCCGTACGAGTCGTTCACGACCAGCGTGCAGGCGTTCCTCGAGCAGGCCGCCCGCGACCCGCACGTACTGGCCATCAAGCAGACGCTGTACCGCACCTCCGGTGACAGCCCGATCGTGCAGGCGCTCATCGACGCCGCCGAGTCAGGCAAGCAGGTGCTCGCGCTGGTCGAGGTGAAGGCGCGCTTCGACGAGGCGAACAACATCGTCTGGGCGCGGAAGCTCGAGAAGGCCGGCGTGCACGTCGTCTACGGACTCGTCGGGCTGAAGACCCACTGCAAGCTCGCCCTCGTGATCCGCGAGGAAGACGGCAAGCTGCAGCACTACTCGCACGTCGGCACCGGCAACTACAACCCGAAGACCAGCCGTATCTACGAGGACTTCGGGCTGTTCACGGCCGATGCGCAGGTCGGCAAGGACCTCACGCGCCTGTTCAACGAGCTCAGCGGCTACGCGATCGAGAAGAAGTTCAAGCGCCTGCTGGTCGCGCCGCTCCACCTGCGCAAGGGTCTGGTGCGCCAGATCGACGCCGAGCGCAAGAACGCGGAGGCGGGCAGGCCCGCGCACATCCGCATCAAGGTGAACTCGATGGTCGACGAGGAGATCATCGACGCCCTGTACCGCGCCAGCGCCGCCGGCGTGAAGGTCGAGGTGTGGGTGCGCGGCATCTGCAGCCTGCGCACGGACCTCGAAGGGATCAGCGACAACATCACGGTGCGCAGCATCCTGGGCCGTTACCTCGAGCACTCCCGCATCTTCGCCTTCGAGAACGACGGCGACCCGCAGGTCTACATCGGCAGCGCCGACATGATGCACCGCAACCTCGACCGCCGTGTCGAGGCGCTGGTGCGCGTGTCCGACCCCGCCCATCTCAAGGAGCTGCTGTCGTTCTTCGACCTCGCCATGGACGAAGGCACCACGTCGTGGCACCTCGGCGCAGACGGCGTGTGGACGCGGCACGCCGAGGATGCCGACGGCAAGCCGCTCATCGACCTGCAGGATAAGACCATGGGGTTGATCCAGCGGCGGCGCCGCGCACGGGCAGTGCGATGA
- a CDS encoding winged helix-turn-helix transcriptional regulator — translation MALVLVLTNAPLSEQVLPALELLSHRVRQIPAEPAQLVSAPDYDVVVVDGRHDLVGAKSLCRLLRATGQDAPLLLVVTEGGMSALSGDWGIDDVLLATAGPAEIDARVRLGLARRDEVAEPSRVQASGVTIDEQSYSAKLRGKPLDLTYKEFQLLHFLATHPSRVFTREQLLSEVWGYDYFGGTRTVDVHVRRLRAKLGDQEQIIGTVRNVGYRFNVYEDETLAATAAAR, via the coding sequence GTGGCCCTGGTGCTGGTTCTGACCAACGCTCCGCTGTCGGAGCAGGTGCTTCCCGCGCTCGAGCTGCTCAGCCACCGCGTCCGGCAGATCCCCGCCGAACCGGCTCAGCTGGTCAGCGCGCCGGACTACGACGTCGTCGTCGTCGACGGCCGTCACGATCTGGTCGGCGCGAAATCGCTGTGCCGTCTGCTCCGCGCCACAGGGCAGGACGCACCGCTCCTCCTCGTCGTCACGGAGGGCGGCATGAGCGCCCTTTCCGGCGACTGGGGCATCGACGACGTCCTGCTCGCGACCGCCGGCCCCGCCGAGATCGATGCGCGCGTCCGACTCGGACTTGCCCGCCGCGACGAGGTCGCCGAGCCCTCCCGGGTGCAGGCCTCCGGTGTCACGATCGACGAGCAGTCCTATTCCGCGAAACTGCGCGGCAAGCCGCTGGACCTCACCTACAAGGAGTTCCAGCTGCTGCACTTCCTCGCCACGCACCCGTCGCGCGTCTTCACACGCGAACAGCTGCTCAGCGAGGTGTGGGGATACGACTACTTCGGCGGCACCCGCACCGTCGACGTGCACGTGCGCCGCCTCCGCGCGAAGCTGGGCGACCAGGAGCAGATCATCGGAACGGTGCGCAACGTCGGCTACCGGTTCAACGTGTACGAGGACGAGACCCTGGCGGCGACGGCGGCAGCCCGGTAA